In a single window of the Fusarium falciforme chromosome 3, complete sequence genome:
- a CDS encoding Zn(2)-C6 fungal-type domain-containing protein, protein MGSSSLPSPPAEDHKSTLSRKSTSSAKSVKPVHRASKRASSSAAAIHHHDHVTHTAGMDGRHKRVWKACERCRMKKTKCDGEFPCKRCKDDGLVCTAGVRKKMEYKQLPRGYAEVLENTQFALIATVHKLYSMVRNNQPWELGEPELNDRGQPVIHNIAQKLGCIRPNSDIDLPVHSVFPEDEAGMAELARQLEDQQKEQEPQKEVKDTDSSVCNRTERASSSELDHSDFEHDYRKAAFGNSNAMTLSPQSFTGSSDFDFAPPPPEIDASAMFPSQSPSMSSFPAWSMAKPQPSDLTMQFLQQQQNGMMANMDLLNQGLVESEFGTIKPHVLSCPNPEVMMGMGDPMIYSGYDGEPMRL, encoded by the exons ATGGGTTCAAGTAGCTTGCCCTCTCCTCCTGCAGAGGACCACAAGTCGACTCTCTCACGAAAGAGCACATCAAGTGCCAAGTCAGTCAAGCCTGTCCACCGCGCCTCCAAACGAGCGAGCTCCAGTGCCGCCGCTATTCACCACCACGACCATGTCACACATACCGCTGGCATGGACGGTCGACATAAGCGTGTGTGGAAGGCCTGTGAGCGATGTCGAatgaagaagaccaag TGCGACGGTGAATTCCCCTGCAAGCGATGCAAGGATGACGGTTTGGTATGCACCGCCGGTGTTAGAAAGAAGATGGAATACAAGCAACTGCCTCGAGG ATACGCCGAAGTGCTCGAGAACACCCAATTCGCCCTCATCGCCACTGTCCACAAGCTTTACTCCATGGTCCGGAATAACCAGCCCTGGGAGCTGGGTGAGCCCGAGCTCAACGACCGCGGACAGCCCGTGATCCACAACATCGCGCAGAAGCTTGGCTGCATCCGACCCAATAGCGACATCGACCTCCCCGTGCACTCAGTATTCCCCGAAGACGAGGCCGGCATGGCTGAGCTGGCACGACAACTCGAAGACCAGCAGAAGGAGCAGGAGCCCCAGAAGGAGGTTAAGGACACAGACTCTTCAGTGTGCAACCGAACAGAACGGGCATCGTCATCCGAGCTCGACCACTCTGACTTTGAGCACGACTACCGAAAGGCTGCCTTTGGCAACAGCAACGCCATGACTCTCTCGCCGCAGAGCTTCACCGGCAGCAGCGACTTCGACTTTGCGCCCCCGCCCCCCGAGATCGACGCCTCAGCCATGTTCCCCTCGCAGTCCCCGTCCATGTCGAGCTTCCCTGCTTGGTCAATGGCCAAGCCTCAACCCAGCGACCTGACGATGCAAttcctccagcagcagcagaacgGAATGATGGCCAACATGGATCTGCTCAACCAGGGCCTCGTCGAATCCGAATTTGGCACCATCAAGCCCCACGTCCTGTCGTGTCCCAACCCCGAGGTGATGATGGGCATGGGCGATCCCATGATCTATTCAGGCTACGACGGCGAACCGATGCGACTATGA
- a CDS encoding Methylcrotonoyl-CoA carboxylase — protein MSLPRSSRQALRLGRQFGRQQSQVSSQKRAVANLTPPHQANAISRLQSVVDPSSDEFKENERQMSEVMNRMQELTRKIQQGGSEKARQKHLARKKMLPRDRVTALIDPGTTFLELSPMAGYELYPEAEVPAGGIITGVGVVEGVTCVIVANDSTVKGGTYYPITVKKHLRAQAVARENKLPCIYLVDSGGANLPHQADVFPDQNHFGRIFYNQARMSSEGIPQISVVMGPCTAGGAYVPAMSDESIIVQEQGHIFLAGPPLVKAATGEVVSHEDLGGGKMHSSVSGVTDYLAVDDAHAVVLARRCISNLNWPKQSPNTQAPKPTFSEPLHDPEELLGIATTNLRKPLPIREVISRIVDGSEFSEFKRDFGTTLVTGFAEIYGHKVGIVANDGILFASSSVKGAHFVELCTQRGIPLVFLQNIAGFMVGSQSERDGIAKHGAKLVTAVACADVPKFTVVVGGSYGAGNYGMCGRAYSPRFLWMWPNAKIGVMGGEQLAAVMETVGKQVDTGLKERIEKESDATYSSARLWDDGIIPPHHTRRYLGLGLQAAMGGRNEVKAGDTKFGVFRM, from the exons ATGTCCCTGCCACGTTCTTCCCGCCAGGCCTTGCGCCTCGGTCGCCAATTCGGCCGCCAGCAATCGCAGGTGTCCTCCCAGAAGCGAGCTGTCGCGAACCTCACTCCGCCGCATCAGGCCAATGCCATCTCGCGGCTCCAGAGCGTCGTTGATCCGTCATCggacgagttcaaggagaaTGAGCGACAGATGAGCGAGGTCATGAACCGCATGCAGGAGCTCACGCGCAAGATCCAGCAGGGAGGCTCCGAGAAGGCCAGACAAAAGCATCTTGCACGCAAGAAGATGCTCCCCAGAGATCGAGTTACAGCATTGATCGATCCTGGTACTACCTTCCTCGAGCTCTCACCCATGGCTGGCTATGAGCTTTACCCAGAAGCCGAGGTCCCCGCGGGTGGCATTATTAccggtgttggtgttgtcgagGGAGTGACGTGTGTTATCGTTGCCAATGATAGCACCGTCAAGGGCGGCACATATTATCCTATTACGGTGAAGAAGCACCTGCGAGCGCAGGCTGTTGCCCGAGAGAACAAGCTACC ATGCATCTACCTCGTCGACAGCGGTGGCGCGAACCTGCCTCACCAGGCGGACGTCTTCCCCGACCAGAATCACTTTGGTCGCATCTTCTATAACCAGGCACGGATGAGCTCCGAGGGCATTCCTCAGATCTCAGTGGTCATGGGCCCTTGTACTGCTGGTGGTGCTTATGTTCCGGCCATGAGTGATGAGAGCATCATTGTCCAGGAGCAAGGCCACATCTTCCTTGCCGGCCCGCCGCTAGTCAAGGCTGCGACCGGTGAGGTTGTCAGCCATGAGGATCTGGGAGGTGGCAAGATGCACTCATCCGTCTCTGGTGTTACAGACTACCTTGCCGTGGATGATGCCCATGCGGTTGTCCTAGCCCGGCGCTGCATTAGCAACCTCAACTGGCCCAAGCAGTCGCCTAACACTCAAGCCCCCAAGCCTACATTCTCAGAGCCTCTTCATGACCCCGAGGAGTTGCTTGGCATTGCCACCACCAACCTGCGAAAGCCCCTCCCTATCCGCGAGGTTATCTCTCGTATCGTAGACGGCTCTGAGTTCTCCGAGTTCAAGCGAGACTTTGGCACAACCCTCGTGACAGGCTTCGCCGAGATCTACGGCCACAAGGTAGGCATTGTGGCCAATGACGGTATTCTGTTCGCGTCGTCTTCTGTCAAGGGTGCTCACTTTGTTGAGCTATGCACCCAGCGCGGCATCCCGCTCGTGTTCCTCCAGAACATCGCGGGCTTCATGGTGGGCTCGCAGTCGGAGCGTGACGGCATCGCCAAGCATGGAGCCAAGCTCGTTACCGCCGTTGCTTGCGCCGATGTGCCCAAGTTTACCGTCGTCGTTGGTGGTAGCTATGGCGCTGGCAACTACGGCATGTGCGGTAGAGCATACAGCCCGCGCTTCCTGTGGATGTGGCCCAACGCCAAGATCGGCGTCATGGGCGGCGAGCAGCTGGCTGCTGTGATGGAGACGGTTGGCAAGCAGGTCGACACTGGGCTGAAGGAGCGAATCGAGAAGGAGAGTGATGCGACCTATTCGTCTGCTAGATTATGG GACGATGGAATTATCCCTCCCCATCATACAAGACGAtacctcggcctcggtctGCAGGCTGCGATGGGGGGCAGGAATGAGGTCAAGGCGGGTGATACCAAGTTTGGCGTCTTCCGAATGTAA